GATAGCCATGGTGTGTGATAAATCAGTCTCCATGTCTATCCAGTTCTTGGACCCCCTCCTGCGAGACTGGCAGCAAAGACGCCGATTAGTGGCAGTTATGATGAAGGCTTTGTGATGCCGACACCTGCCTGCTATCAGCTGGGCTGACACTGCTAGGAATACTCTCTCTTTCTGCGACCCCTAGAGCCCAGAGATGGCAGTGCTTCATGAACACTACTGACCACTGGCCGTCATCAAAGTGTGTGGGGCTGCAGTTCAGCCGGACTGGACTTCCTCCCCTACCCCCTCAATTGCCAGTTCTCCGATCCAGCCGCTCCCAGAAGCAGTCCTTTACCTCCAGGCGTTAATGACCTTCGTGATGCAGCTCCATGGAGTTGGCAAGGCTGCTTCCCACAGCCTGTCTCCGCGCACTGCTGCCAGATATACCTTCTCTTCCAGATAGCCCCACATGTGTTCAGTGGGATTGAGGTCAGGTGGTCAGGGATGGCCAAGTCATCTCTTTAATTTCATCTCAACCTTGACATTCCTTCCAGTCAGTGAGAAGTTCATGCCCAGCAATCTGGCTCTCTCAGAGGAGgtagtgcgtgtgcgtgtgtgtgtgtgtgtggttaataTGTGAATGGAATGTGCATCTGTATTCTGCTGCCATTAGTTCTTAATGACTGCTTTGAAGTGTTTCTGCGTTTGTTTTAATCTTCATCGTAATTATTAAGGTGAACCCTTCCCCATATTGTTCGTGAACCAGCCCCTGATGATCGTTAGGGTCAATTGCATTCTTCCTGTGCTCTTTTTAACTACGCCAGCAATCACATAATACAACTTACTGTATAGAAACCTGAAAAGGACCCTGCAATCACAATGTATAGAGCACCTACAGCAAGGCTTGGTAAGTACACTTTCTAGTCTTTTTGTTGAACAGACAGTAAAGGTTAAACATAGTGACCTCTACTTCTCTCCTATTCCAGCTTTACAGCACAGTGTTGAGAGACAGCCAGTGTGCATGTTGTTACACACAGCATGTTCAGTGAAGGGGGTTTGTCATGCCTGAGGAAACATCTGTCCTGTAGATGAAATGTACGAGTGTAGTAGAACAGCACAGAAAAGGAAAGGAGCGGTAGAAAAAAGagacacaaaacacaacacacgcaTTACCAGCACACGCTTTACCAGCACACGCATTACCAGCACACGCATTACCAGCACACGCATTACCAGCACACGCATTACCAGCACATGCATTACCAGCACACGCATGACCAGCACATGCATTACCAGCACATGCATTACCAGCACATGCATTACCAGCACACGCATGACCAGCACACGCATTACCATCCTATATACTGGTATAAGTGGATCACCTTTGATGAGCCCCAAACCAGCCCCAGTGTGATGTGCAGACAGCACTTGCAGATCATCTCATGTTTAGACTCTTAATAACACAGAGAATTAAACCCAATGAATCCTGCTGTGTGGTTCCGCTATTGCACCGTGGATCTAATGGTGTGAACCCACAACCGCcccaatgctttcactgtgctttagtgCACTTCATTGCTGGGGCTTTGCTATAGTAAACTTGTATACCAAGCGAGCCAAAGGAACATCTCTCTCAGCAAAGGGGGTTACACTTAGGagttcaatatattattattccgTAGGTGCCCCCATCACAGCAGTACAGTGCAGCGAAACTTCACTCGTGTGAACTGGGGAGCACACAATGATCCGGGTGTGTGATGTGCTCTAATTATAAAGATGCCTCAGTCTGAGCCTCATGCATAACCTTTGCTGCTGATTCATTACCTTCATAAATTAGGAAGATGAATGCAGCCTAATTTATTACACAGCCCATAAATCTGGTGTTAAGGATGGATTGTAGTAGGCGTCGGTGTGCGATGAAACCAGTGGCAGCTCAGTCTTACCACTAATTGTTTCTGGGACGGGATTGAGTTCTGTAAACTGCACCtcagtgtcactgtgtcagtATGGAAAAGCAATGGCTTTACCTTAGTAACGAAGCAGGCAAACAGATTCAGAAAGGTGGACCCTGCCCAAGGCAAACTGGAAAGAAAGAGGCAGCAGATTCGGCTTTCATTTTTCATCCACCAGTTTGAAGGCTTCAGGTTTTCCCGTGACCCTGAACTGATTAAAAGAGGAATATTATAAAGCAGTTATTTCTCCCTGTTGTGAGTTCACACACCCCCTCATCAACACTGTCCGACTGCTTCTTCTTCATCTCTCCCTTGCTCATCAAAgcgtgatgaaacttggtaaggacattctgtTGAACAACTTATTAAGAGCATCAGAATCTGGGGACAGTTCACCAAACTGTCCACTAGATGTCAGGCTAATGATGGTCAAGTAATTCAACGCTGAATACCAATGAAATTCTGTGCGTGTCATGCATTCACTCCGTACAGAATGACTGAATGCACCATTTGTGTTGCTTAAGTTTGAATATTAACAATCCCACTACAGTACGGCTGAATGTGACTCTGTTTGCACCAGGAGTTAAAGTTATTTAATGGTGCAAAGTAACACAAATGTATCCCAGAATGTGTTCATGACAGTAAATGGCACGTGCATTTACAGAAGAGGTATTCCGATGACTGAGCTGCTAAATCAAAGCTTCAGAAGCCTTTACACTGGCTGTCTTAATGCCAAGGAGAGAGGAAAACACACTCCAATCAGGACTTGTAAGAGACAGCAAAGGGCATCTGCCTTCAAACCTCCAGTCTGTTAAGTGTGATTCAATGGATACTAATTTGCCTAATGGAATACGTGCATGTCAGGTTTTACTTTGAATGCCTTTGCTGCCGGGTAACAATCCTTTAAACTCGTGTCTTTTACTAAACAGAGCCAGTGCGTTTGGATTGGCGTTTGGTTGTGCAGAGTTTTAGTGCTCTACTCTAAGGTTGTACCAACGAACACAGTGTCACATGGATCTCATGTGCTGCAGATTACCAGAGCTGGTCCAGAGCCCATCTTTAATGGGATTAACCAGAGCGGCATTCAGTGCCTATTGCACTgccacacgcgcacacacacacacacgcacacgcacacacacacacacacgcacacacacacacacacacacacacacacatgcacatgcatatgcacacacacacacacgcacacacacacactgctggacAGCTGTACCTGGAGACTGGGAGAGCACAGCACCTCTGTAAACTTAATACAGCAAGCAAAAATAGCATTTGTAAAAGTTTAGCACAGTTCATCCTGGTTTGCcaggtttattaatatgcttcagcatacctctctgggctatgcaatgcttacctatgctttcccatgctttcactgtgctgtatcacactttgctgtgcttttactatgggacacggtTAGAAGGGGACAGCACAGCAATCAAATGATCTGTTGTTGTGCTACTGCTAATATTACACTACTACAGGAGAGAACACTCAATAAACTGACAAAACATGTCATCAAAACTGCACCAACCACAGCATGTTCGAAACCTCAACGGGACACTGCCCAGCTGCATCAGGAAAAcctaccaatatatatatatataatgttgcagCTAAAAAATATTAGTTCTCTGTATCAAGTGCAGTATGTTAATTTTAAACAAGTAAACATGTATAACATTGCATATCAGATCATTAATATGCAATGTTATGCTTCTATAAGGATGCTCGTGGGAAATTGAGTTCATGGGACTAGGCAGCCCACGCTTGCTCATACTTCCAGCTGATTCAATAAAGCTAACAAGCATCACTTGGATAGATTGGGGGAAATAGCTTGCAATTGCATTGACCTTACAAGGTAGCAAATTGAATTTCTAGTCCCATGCCTTAGATTTCTCCACTGGACATTGCTGGTAATTCACCTCACATGCTGCTTCGTTTCTGCACGGGATGATTGAAGAGCGAAACAGGCATGGCTGCTgagagcagcacagagcagacCTGGCAGGGGCTACAGAGAACAGCCCAGAGCAGACCCGGCAGAGGCTACAGAGAACAGCACAGAGCAGACCTGGCAGAGGCTACAGAGAACAGCACAGAGCAGACCTGGCAGAGGCTACAgagagcagcacagagcagacCTGGCAGAGGCTACAgagagcagcacagagcagacCTGGCAGAGGCTACAGAGAACAGCACAGAGCAGACCTGGCAGAGGCTACAGAGAACAGCACAGAGCAGACCTGGCAGAGGCTACAgagagcagcacagagcagacCTGGCAGAGGCTACAGAGAACAGCACAGAGCAGACCTGGCAGAGGCTACAGAGAACAGCACAGAGCAGACCTGGCAGAGGCTACAGAGAACAGCACAGAGCAGACCTGGCAGAGGCTACAgagagcagcacagagcagacCCGGCAGAGTCTACAGAGAACAGCACAGAGCAGACCCGGCAGAGGCTACAGAGAACAGCACAGAGCAGACCTGGCAGAGTCTACAGAGAACAGCACAGAGCAGACCCGGCAGAGGCTACAGAGAACAGCACAGAGCAGACCTGGCAGAGGCTACAgagagcagcacagagcagacCTGGCAGAGGCTACAGAGAACAGCACAGAGCAGACCTGGCAGAGGCTACAgagagcagcacagagcagacCTGGCAGAGGCTACAgagagcagcacagagcagacCCGGCAGAGGCTACAgagagcagcacagagcagacCTGGCAGAGGCTACAGAGAACAGCACAGAGCAGACCTGGCAGAGGCTACAGAGAACAGCTGTTGCTTAATTTAGAATTAgatatagccaaaagttttgcatcacctacaattttaggattgaaacttttttttttttttttttaatgtctgaacataatctaccggaagccataattgtagtacagtatttcatgttagatttccatttttccatttttgtaagttttttgttaagtatatggttTCATTcttctttatgaagcaaaatgaatgaattctatagggtacacacacacattagaatCAGAAACTAAGTTTTACGCATGACCAACTACAAGATGCATACCTAACCATGAAAACGGTCACGCTTATCGAAAACAAACATCAAAATGCCCATGCAACTTGCCAAACGAATCTGAGAAGTGTAATTGAACTATCACGCCCCCATCACATCCCTAATTATATTAGGAGTGGCCTTTTACATCATAAGCAATAACCAATCATATCTCCTCTGTGTAACTAGACCCATTATAAGGACATGTATTGATGCTGCCTGTGATCTTCTGGAAGACTCAACGAGCCACTCACAGGGGAGTTCATCTGAGTGCTGCTGTTCAACACAGAGAAGGGTCTGGAAAGCAGAACATTCAGGACGTCAGGAATTCTTGGTTAGCTTTTACAATGCATACCAAGGAACAAATATGGTAAGAGATGCTTTTTATTACTGCCCTGCACAGCACAAGGACAATAACAAAGCATTCACTTTGCAGATTAGCTTTCTGAAACCGAAGAGTTATACAATCTGCACGTGTCGCTACTTATAGTTCAAAGATGAGCCATTTATTGTTTGTGAATGCCGAGGTTCAGAATAAGACAGCATATAACACACGAAGGACTCCGGAGTGATGCGCGGTAGAGTATTGTCAAGGCTAGGAAAATTACTGGAATGGAAACTGGCATGTCGGATTTTAACTCCTACAAAGAATGCAAGGATAACTGCAGTCGTCATGCCCAGTATTTCAAAAAGTTTGATCTAACAAATGCAGCTTTGACAGGAAATAACCTACATTCTTGACACTAATTTAACAGTTTGAGGCTAATTTAGTAAGAATGTCCTCTCTGAAAGCTACGGCTGCTGAGCAAGTGTACAGCAACCATTGTGTGTGTCACAGTGAGGTGCGTGATTCACTGAAtagtggattatatatatatatatatatattatatatatatatatataatctgattCGTTAACCAAATAAACCAAGTCCGTGTGATTTTTCTTGATTgcttaaaagttgtctggatatgcTAAtatctgtaagccagtacacaaACTAGTTaaaggagttttaaacatctttaTGTTCCTTGTAAACGGCTCCCTTGGATTATGAGTGTGCCACATACATTGAGACGCACTGGAATCTGCATGCTTGCTTTGCTAATCATCCTTGgctgtttcttctagttttagtAAAAGTGGTGCACTGAAGCTGCAAAAACTGCTTTTCTTGTTTCGCAACACTAGCACTAATCTTAGATTACGTAACCTAATTAAcattaggcagtccaagattggtgctGACCTGTTTTCAATAAGCTTTGCCTCTCGTTCCCCAGCCATGAAGAGTACCAGCAGACTGCGGACTGGCTCCTGTCCCACACCAAACACCGGCCAAAGGTAGCCATCATCTGTGGCTCAGGGCTGGGCTTGCTGGCCGACACCCTCAAGTGTCAGGAATCCTTCGACTATTCCGACATCCCCAGCTTTCCACAGAGCACAGGTAACAGACTCAGCAATGTGTTAACCTTCTGACAGCTATTTCACTTTGCAAGGACAGCTTATTAAACCCACAGCATGACTTAAGGAAGACGGTTATGCCCCAGAGTCCAGCGATCTCATTCCTGTCTCGTTTCTCAGTGCAGGGTCATGCCGGCAGGCTGGTATTCGGGGAGTTGAAAGGGAAGACCTGCGTCTGCATGCAGGGTCGCTTCCACACGTACGAAGGATACCCACTCTGCAAGGTAAGCATGAAGCACACAGCCAGCCGGGGAGGAGCATTCATTCCTCATCACCCTCgcttaataaagaaaacaattatgCAATAGTGTCCCAGACTGAGAAAACTACCAGGCACTGTGGCACGCTTTTTCACAGCATGCATTATCTTCAATTAACCTGGTCACTGAAATCAACTCGTTTGTGTAATTACACTGGCATTGATGGCATTTACAGTGTTACTGCTGGGCAATTAGAATTCAATCAGTAGGTAATCATTCATTTCTTTGATCCCTTCCACACTTTTTCAGAACTAACGCTGAAGTCATTCTGAATCGGGACAGTGTTATCAGGCACAGGCTGAACTTTTAGTCTAGTTTGTGTTACCTGTGTTTAATCAGTGTCACGGTGTCTGTGTTTAGCATGGCTTGCCATGGTTTTCAATAAGCTTTGCCACACCTCTCTGGGTTTACAATGCGTACCTATGCTTCACCatcttttcactgtgctttgttataacacttcgctatgcttttactatgggaaacttttctcTGGGGTGTCTTCCCTGGTTAAACTGCTCTCAGCCGGTTCAGCTGCAGGGTCAGCCCAAAGTAAAACAACCCTTTCCCACGTGCAAGTCAGAGCGAAGCAGCAATCAACGGATTCCGTAATGACTGTGATCACGATGGGTTCAGCGCATGCCAGATACCAGGGGGCAGATTTGAATCAATACCCTTCTCATGGTTTTAGATAATGATGTAATTGAAGCATTAAATCACGTTACAGTAGAAACAAGCTGTTATCCAAGACTAGTGGCGTGTATAGTAGATCCCATTCTTGAGTCCCGCTACTCTAGGATTGATTCTCCAGCATGCCATATCACCCAATGCAATGTGCCCCCAGTCCGTACCCCTGCTCAGCTCTGCACGCTCTGTGCTCCCCCTGGCAGGTGACTGATTCTCCAGCATGCCATATCACCCAATGCAACGTGCCCCCAGTCCGTACCCCTGCTCAGCTCTGCACGCTCTGTGCTCCCCCTGGCAGGTGACTGATTCTCCAGCATGCCATATCACCCAATGCAACGTGCCCCCAGTCCGTACCCCTGCTCAGCTCTGCACGCTCTGTGCTCCCCCTGGCAGGTGACTTTCCCAGTGCGTGTGTTCAAGCTGCTGGGGGTCGAGACGCTGATCGTGACGAACGCAGCCGGGTCCCTGTCAGACAGCTACAAGACCGGAGACATCATGATCATTAAAGATCACATCAACCTGCTGGGCTTCGCTGGCCAGCACCCACTGAACGGACCCAACGATGAACAGTGAGTTCCGTTAATGCACTTGCTGTACACTGTGTGGAGTCTGAATGGGGCACAACTACTGGGGCTCCCTGCATGTGACTCCCTGCTCCAACACAAGGGGGGCCGAGCATTACACAACTGCTGTAGTATTGTCATAAAGAGGCAGAAGCCTATTGATCTTCATTTAGGCCtgactttatttctgttttgaccTGGAAAACCAGCTCAGAACTTTAGTGTAACCGCTCCTGCCCTGTCCCCTGCATTGTTTCTTGTTGCATAAAAAATGGGTCCTgtccttttcttttgtttgtttggaggTTTGGACCCCGTTTCCCCCCCATGT
The sequence above is drawn from the Acipenser ruthenus chromosome 29, fAciRut3.2 maternal haplotype, whole genome shotgun sequence genome and encodes:
- the LOC117433529 gene encoding purine nucleoside phosphorylase-like, with amino-acid sequence MLPVIFWKTQRATHRGVHLSAAVQHREGSGKQNIQDVRNSWLAFTMHTKEQICHEEYQQTADWLLSHTKHRPKVAIICGSGLGLLADTLKCQESFDYSDIPSFPQSTVQGHAGRLVFGELKGKTCVCMQGRFHTYEGYPLCKVTFPVRVFKLLGVETLIVTNAAGSLSDSYKTGDIMIIKDHINLLGFAGQHPLNGPNDEQFGPRFPPMSSAYDKDLRKLALDICEKLDCSCFMQEGVYCMVGGPNFETVAEARYLHKMGADAVGMSTVPEVLVAKHCGLKVFGLSLITNKVEKEYNDKEMVNHEGVLGVSKTRAGTLQALVTELVGQLDISINAADEGCHTSLATLDRSS